The Bacteroidota bacterium region AAGGTCTGCCCAGGTGCGGTCGATGAGGAAGTATTCCTGCTCGATGCCCAAGGTCGGTGTCACGCGCTTGACGCTGCGGTCAAAGAAGTGGCAGACGTCCACGGCGGCCTTGTTCAATACCTCGATGGTTTTGAGCAACGGAGCTTTGTAGTCGAGGGCTTCACCCGTGTAGGAGACGAAAATCGTCGGAATACAGAGGGTTTTGCCGTAAGGAGTTTCAAAAATGAAAGCTGGGGAGCTGGGATCCCAAGCGGTATAGCCACGGGCTTCGAAGGTATTACGGATACCGCCGCTAGGCAAGGAACTTGCGTCAGGCTCTTGTTGCACAAGGTTGTCGCCGGAGAAGGCTTCGACTGCCTTGTTGCCTTCCATTTTCAGGAATGCGTCGTGCTTTTCAGCGGTGAGGCCGGTGAGAGGTTGGAACCAGTGGGTGTAGTGGGTAGCACCCTTTTCGATGGCCCAAGCCTTCATGCCATTGGCAACGCTCTCGGCGATGTCGCGGCCGACGGTGGAACCGTGGTCGATCACAGCTTGCAAAGCCTTGTACACATCCTTGGTAAGGTATTGCTTCATCACCTCTTGTGTGAACACATTCTCACCAAACATCTCAGAAACTCGGTTCGGGTGACTCACAGGAGCCACCGGAGGCCGATTTTGGATCATTTCCAGTGCTTTTGAACGAAGATTCGCCATTTCTCGTGGGGTAAAAAGGATTTAATGGCTGCAAATTTATAGTTTTTGATGAAATGCTGCGTTGAAAATTTATTTGCATGTTAAAAATTGCTGGAGTGAATTGCTCCTCCTGAAGCTTTATGTCTCCGTTTTCCAAATGTTTCATTCGAAAGATGGAAAAAAGAGAAAATGACTACAAATTCAATGGTTCAAATTCAATCCGACCTGACGAAAAAGCCAATCTGCATCTAATTATTCCCAATTATTGGTGGAAAAATTGTTTTAGCTATGCCTTTGCGAAAAAATCGCCGATGAAGTGACCTAAAACAGACCAGTTTTTCCCAAATTCCCATCAAAACCTACGTGTAGCTGAAATTTGTTCCAATAGAAGGTCGGATTTACCACAAATGAAGGGAACTACCACGGTTTGGAGCGCGCGCAGAGGGGGAATCAACGGGGAATGGTTTTTCTATCGCACCACCTTGGCGACGAGTGTTTCGCCAGCCACACGTACCTGTACCACCCAAATACCACGGGCGACGACAAGTGGAACAGTTACATGGTTGCGACCGGATTGTAAATCAAGGTCCGTTGTGTGAACACGCCTTCCTTGAAGGTCACAGATTTCCATGGATGCAGTTTGTTTATCGGGCGAATCAACGACGAGATCCAATCCCTCCGCGGAAGCATTGACGTAAAGTTTGGTTTTGTGCAGATCCCCCATGTCCACAAGCACCATGCTGCTGAGCATTTCGTTGCCATTGGCATCACGACCACGGAGGCGGTAAAGGTTGACCCCCGGATTGGGCTGCGAATCGATCCAGTCAAAATGGCCGGTTTGTCCGCCCTCCACCATTGTCAACGGCTGAAAGTTGGCATCGCCGGCGCTGCGCTCAAGCACGAGGTTTTCACTCACGGCAATGTCGAGGTCCCAGCTGCAATGCACCGATTGGCCTTCGGGGCCGGCCGAAAAGCTCGGGAAGCTCATGGGCAAGACCACCCCGCAACCGCCGCCACCGGCGGCTGTCAGGCTCAAGGTATAGGTCAGGCGCACCGCCGAACCGTTATTCGCAGTTCCCGGAAAAAAGCCGCCGCCAAAATTGCCGTTCCACTTGCTGCGATAGATGCCGGCACCATAGGTGGGCGTGCGCCGGAACCACGGTTCGTTGACACGGTAGACATTGGAACGGTTT contains the following coding sequences:
- a CDS encoding T9SS type A sorting domain-containing protein, with the protein product MKSVRLLLVFCLLLGFSGTLSAQCSSLYTTPEFPIATHPSDGHTQSWGANLFMAAQMGAAASFTGIQIYVDNSFGPTTYANQQIWLRNTAVTSYPNAQYPTTAGFTQCFTGTYNFPMSGLYTIAFNVSPFAHNGTGNVEILFENRSNVYRVNEPWFRRTPTYGAGIYRSKWNGNFGGGFFPGTANNGSAVRLTYTLSLTAAGGGGCGVVLPMSFPSFSAGPEGQSVHCSWDLDIAVSENLVLERSAGDANFQPLTMVEGGQTGHFDWIDSQPNPGVNLYRLRGRDANGNEMLSSMVLVDMGDLHKTKLYVNASAEGLDLVVDSPDKQTASMEICDLQGRRVHTTDLDLQSGRNHVTVPLVVARGIWVVQVRVAGETLVAKVVR